Proteins encoded together in one Fibrobacter sp. UWP2 window:
- the murB gene encoding UDP-N-acetylmuramate dehydrogenase produces the protein MDLRENEMMSAHTSLKVGGPSRFFAKAESTADLAEARRFAQEQKIPCFVVGKGTNLLVSDKGFRGLIVQLGRAYSNLENLEGAKIRVGAATPLARLARETINQGFAGMHKLAGIPGSLGGAIYMNAGAYGQEISQTCIEVESVDSEGIVRTRAVADCDFGYRHSIFQELAAAGKGETITAATFQLTEASTMGKSSADLESEMQECMAKRKASQPLNMPNAGSTFKRLSAGATETPTQVAPGYYIEQAGLKGYRIGGAEVSTLHANFIVNASGATAKDIKELSEFVQAKVAEKFGIELKREIILLGEF, from the coding sequence ATGGATTTACGCGAAAACGAAATGATGAGCGCCCATACTTCCCTCAAAGTGGGAGGCCCGTCACGTTTTTTTGCAAAAGCAGAATCCACAGCTGACCTCGCCGAAGCCAGGCGCTTTGCCCAGGAGCAAAAAATCCCCTGTTTTGTCGTTGGCAAGGGGACCAATTTACTGGTCAGCGACAAGGGGTTTCGGGGGCTTATCGTCCAGCTGGGCAGGGCCTACTCTAACCTGGAGAACCTCGAGGGCGCAAAGATCCGCGTCGGGGCGGCAACGCCACTGGCACGCCTCGCCCGCGAAACCATTAACCAGGGGTTCGCCGGCATGCACAAGCTCGCGGGCATCCCCGGGAGTCTCGGCGGCGCCATCTACATGAACGCGGGCGCCTACGGGCAAGAGATTTCGCAGACCTGCATCGAGGTCGAATCGGTCGACAGCGAAGGGATCGTTCGCACAAGGGCCGTCGCCGATTGCGACTTTGGCTACCGCCATAGCATTTTCCAGGAACTCGCCGCCGCGGGCAAGGGCGAAACCATTACCGCAGCCACGTTCCAGCTAACAGAAGCCAGCACCATGGGCAAATCTAGTGCCGACCTCGAAAGCGAAATGCAGGAGTGCATGGCAAAACGCAAGGCGAGCCAGCCGCTCAACATGCCGAACGCGGGTTCCACCTTCAAACGCCTTTCTGCAGGTGCCACCGAAACACCCACGCAAGTCGCACCCGGCTACTACATCGAGCAGGCGGGTTTAAAAGGTTACCGCATCGGAGGTGCCGAGGTCAGCACGCTGCATGCGAACTTCATTGTGAACGCAAGCGGCGCCACGGCAAAAGACATCAAGGAACTAAGCGAATTCGTTCAGGCAAAAGTCGCCGAAAAATTCGGCATCGAATTAAAACGCGAAATAATTCTGCTAGGCGAATTTTAA
- a CDS encoding VanZ family protein, translating into MFESLFQKYPFFRAVPCILCMAIIFKISSLTVEQLEDLPHVWDKLAHFCEYATLAGCYAMIWTRNEWSKRQWLRVLIVGGLALAYGCTDEFHQSFVETRDSSVLDLVADLTGGLMGGVVYAMITRILNRYDPVPGKNDK; encoded by the coding sequence ATGTTTGAATCGCTTTTTCAAAAGTATCCGTTCTTCCGCGCCGTGCCCTGCATTCTTTGCATGGCGATTATCTTCAAGATTTCCTCGCTGACCGTGGAACAGCTGGAGGACCTCCCTCACGTTTGGGACAAGCTGGCGCACTTTTGCGAATACGCGACGCTTGCCGGATGCTACGCCATGATTTGGACCCGTAACGAATGGTCCAAGCGGCAGTGGCTGCGTGTGTTGATTGTAGGGGGGCTCGCCCTCGCTTACGGGTGCACCGATGAGTTCCACCAGAGTTTTGTGGAGACCCGCGACAGCAGTGTGTTGGACTTGGTTGCCGACTTGACGGGTGGACTTATGGGCGGCGTTGTATATGCCATGATTACGCGGATTCTGAACCGCTACGATCCGGTACCGGGAAAAAATGACAAATGA
- a CDS encoding class I SAM-dependent rRNA methyltransferase: MKAITLKAGREKSALRYHPWIFSGAVDEVVGDPELGDTVEVYSYHSDFLGLAAYSPKSQIRGRFWTFGEKANIDREFFSNILDRAIAARKSRGFDIADKESAFRLINAENDGIPGCIIDKYGEIYSVEILAAGAELHRKDIYELLAEKTGCRGIYERCDSDVRKKEGLPLRTGTVFGEVSDEPVIINENGILFPIDVKNGHKTGYYLDQRDARRRVGELAKGKKVLNCFCYTGGFGLYALRGGCDHVYQVDVSKDALKLAKDGIMRNKLATAKATHVEADVFQYLRKCRDKAETFDFIVLDPPKFVESKDNLQKGARGYKDINLLAMKLLAEGGMLATFSCSGLMEMDLFQKIIADAAADAHRHMQIIERFGQPADHPVNTAFPEGQYLKGLLVQVF, translated from the coding sequence ATGAAAGCGATTACCCTGAAGGCCGGACGCGAGAAGTCCGCATTGCGTTACCATCCATGGATCTTTAGCGGCGCCGTCGACGAAGTTGTCGGCGACCCGGAACTTGGCGACACCGTCGAGGTGTACAGTTACCACAGCGACTTTTTGGGCCTTGCCGCCTACTCGCCCAAGTCCCAGATACGCGGGCGTTTTTGGACGTTCGGCGAGAAGGCAAATATTGACCGAGAATTCTTCAGCAATATTTTGGACCGCGCCATCGCAGCACGCAAGAGCCGCGGCTTCGACATCGCCGACAAGGAATCCGCCTTCCGCCTGATTAACGCCGAGAACGACGGCATCCCGGGCTGCATCATCGACAAGTACGGCGAAATCTACTCCGTCGAAATCCTTGCCGCGGGCGCCGAACTCCACCGCAAGGACATCTACGAATTGCTAGCCGAAAAGACCGGCTGCCGCGGCATCTACGAGCGCTGCGATTCCGACGTGCGCAAAAAGGAAGGGCTTCCGCTCCGCACGGGGACGGTCTTTGGCGAAGTGAGCGACGAGCCCGTGATTATCAACGAGAACGGCATCCTCTTCCCCATCGACGTGAAGAACGGCCACAAGACCGGCTACTACCTGGACCAGCGCGACGCCCGACGCCGCGTAGGAGAGCTCGCCAAGGGCAAAAAAGTTTTGAACTGCTTCTGCTACACGGGCGGCTTCGGCCTTTACGCCCTCCGCGGAGGCTGCGACCACGTTTACCAGGTGGACGTTTCCAAGGACGCGTTGAAGCTGGCGAAAGACGGCATCATGCGGAACAAACTCGCCACCGCAAAGGCGACCCACGTGGAAGCCGACGTGTTCCAGTACCTGCGCAAGTGCCGCGACAAGGCGGAAACATTCGACTTCATCGTGCTGGACCCGCCCAAGTTCGTCGAGAGCAAGGACAACCTGCAAAAGGGCGCCCGCGGCTACAAGGACATTAATTTACTTGCAATGAAACTCCTCGCCGAAGGCGGCATGCTCGCCACCTTCAGCTGCTCGGGCCTCATGGAAATGGATTTGTTCCAAAAGATTATCGCCGATGCCGCCGCCGATGCGCACCGCCATATGCAGATTATCGAACGCTTCGGACAGCCCGCCGACCACCCCGTGAATACAGCCTTCCCCGAAGGCCAGTACCTCAAGGGACTCTTGGTGCAAGTCTTTTAA